A region from the Vibrio artabrorum genome encodes:
- a CDS encoding fumarylacetoacetate hydrolase family protein, protein MKLATKKNGTRDGLLMVVSKDLKQCVAATEIFHAMHLAPTMQVALDNWDSVVAQLQELYGSLNNGHVTGSEVFASQYCESPLPRAYQWADGSAYVNHVELVRKARGAEMPESFWVDPLMYQGGSDAFIGPRDNIEVASDEWGIDFEGEVAIVTGDVPMGASAKQAQDSIRLLMLVNDVSLRGLIPAELAKGFGFFQSKPSSAFSPVAVTPDELGEQWKGSKVHLPLISTYNDQPFGCPNAGVDMTFNFAELVVHAAKTRPLSAGAIIGSGTVSNKQGTDYGTSIAEGGVGYSCIAEVRMIETIRDGKPSTHFMSFGDSIRLEMFDAAGGSIFGAIDQKVSQYRVL, encoded by the coding sequence ATGAAATTAGCAACCAAGAAAAATGGTACTCGTGATGGCCTGTTGATGGTCGTGAGTAAAGATCTCAAACAGTGTGTAGCTGCCACAGAAATCTTCCATGCAATGCACCTTGCACCCACTATGCAAGTGGCGTTGGATAACTGGGACAGCGTTGTTGCTCAGTTACAAGAGTTATACGGTTCGTTAAACAATGGGCATGTGACTGGCAGTGAAGTGTTTGCTTCTCAATATTGTGAATCGCCTCTGCCACGCGCTTATCAATGGGCGGATGGCAGCGCGTATGTCAACCACGTTGAGTTGGTGCGTAAAGCGCGTGGTGCTGAAATGCCAGAAAGCTTCTGGGTCGATCCACTCATGTATCAAGGCGGTTCCGACGCATTTATCGGCCCTCGTGACAACATCGAAGTTGCCAGCGACGAATGGGGCATCGATTTCGAAGGAGAAGTCGCGATTGTCACCGGTGATGTACCTATGGGTGCCAGTGCTAAGCAAGCGCAAGATTCGATTCGCCTGTTGATGTTGGTGAACGATGTGTCTTTGCGTGGTTTGATTCCGGCAGAGCTTGCTAAGGGCTTTGGCTTCTTCCAATCTAAACCGTCTTCGGCGTTCTCTCCGGTTGCGGTAACACCTGATGAGCTTGGTGAACAATGGAAAGGCAGCAAGGTGCATTTACCGCTGATATCGACCTACAATGACCAGCCTTTTGGTTGTCCGAATGCGGGCGTCGATATGACTTTCAATTTTGCCGAACTAGTTGTGCATGCAGCGAAAACTCGCCCGCTGTCGGCAGGCGCGATCATTGGCTCAGGCACGGTATCGAATAAGCAGGGCACTGATTATGGCACCTCAATTGCTGAAGGTGGCGTGGGCTATTCATGCATTGCTGAAGTACGAATGATAGAGACGATTCGCGATGGTAAGCCGTCGACCCATTTTATGTCGTTTGGTGATTCGATTCGACTAGAGATGTTCGATGCAGCCGGTGGCTCGATTTTTGGTGCTATTGACCAAAAAGTGAGTCAATATCGAGTGTTATAG